A region of Mammaliicoccus sp. Dog046 DNA encodes the following proteins:
- the mraZ gene encoding division/cell wall cluster transcriptional repressor MraZ, which yields MFMGEYQHQLDTKGRMIVPSKFRYDLNERFIITRGLDKCLFGYTLDEWARIEEKLKTLPITKKDARKFMRMFFSGAIEVELDKQGRINIPQNLRSYANLSKECTVIGVSNRIEIWDRATWNDFYDESEDNFEDIAEDLIDFDF from the coding sequence ATGTTCATGGGTGAATACCAACATCAATTGGATACAAAAGGGCGTATGATTGTGCCTTCTAAATTCAGATATGATTTGAATGAACGTTTTATTATTACTAGAGGCCTTGATAAATGTTTGTTTGGTTACACGCTTGACGAATGGGCGCGCATCGAAGAAAAACTCAAAACCTTACCTATTACAAAAAAAGATGCACGTAAATTCATGAGAATGTTCTTCTCAGGCGCTATAGAAGTTGAATTAGACAAACAAGGACGTATCAATATTCCTCAAAATTTAAGAAGTTACGCTAATTTAAGTAAAGAATGTACTGTAATTGGTGTATCTAACAGAATTGAAATTTGGGATAGAGCTACGTGGAATGATTTTTATGATGAATCTGAAGACAATTTTGAGGACATTGCAGAAGATCTCATTGATTTTGATTTTTAG
- the ftsL gene encoding cell division protein FtsL, which produces MAVERVYPNYRPNEWQEPQFEPQKKKVTKTKVVGISRIEKIVYISLITMIALISIYMLSLKMDAYNSKTQIAELDNKIAQQQTTNSDLKTESMKQSSYERIYDKAKDYGLKLNNDNVKVVRSDAQN; this is translated from the coding sequence ATGGCAGTAGAAAGAGTATATCCAAATTATAGACCTAATGAGTGGCAAGAGCCACAATTCGAACCGCAGAAGAAAAAGGTAACGAAGACCAAAGTTGTTGGTATTTCTAGAATCGAAAAAATCGTATACATATCACTTATAACTATGATTGCGTTAATAAGTATTTATATGCTATCTTTAAAAATGGATGCGTACAATAGTAAAACTCAAATTGCAGAATTAGACAATAAAATTGCACAACAGCAAACAACAAACAGTGATTTGAAGACGGAATCAATGAAGCAATCGTCATATGAACGCATCTACGACAAAGCTAAAGACTACGGTCTTAAGTTGAATAATGACAATGTAAAGGTAGTGCGTAGTGATGCCCAAAATTAA
- the mraY gene encoding phospho-N-acetylmuramoyl-pentapeptide-transferase, producing the protein MNFTLPVIAFLLTLILVPVLIPTLKKMKFGQSIREEGPKSHMKKTGTPTMGGLTFLLSTILVTIIALFYVDQVGPLILLLFVTIGFGLIGFIDDYIIVVKKNNQGLTSKQKFFAQIGIAVVFYIVSVILPNYDFDTSVNIPFTDWSLPLSVFYIIFIVFWQVGFSNAVNLTDGLDGLATGLSIIAFAYYAVLSFILDKPEIGLFCLVMLASLVGFLIYNKYPAKVFMGDTGSLALGGIFATISIMLNQEITLLLVGLVFVIETLSVMLQVTSFKLTGKRIFKMSPLHHHFELVGWSEWKIVLVFWGAGIVTGAIGLWIGVM; encoded by the coding sequence ATGAATTTTACGCTACCTGTCATTGCGTTTTTATTGACTTTAATTCTCGTACCAGTGTTAATACCTACACTGAAAAAAATGAAATTTGGTCAAAGTATTAGAGAAGAAGGTCCAAAGAGTCATATGAAAAAAACAGGCACACCAACTATGGGAGGGCTAACGTTTTTACTATCAACAATCTTAGTGACAATTATAGCGTTGTTCTACGTAGATCAAGTTGGTCCACTTATTCTCCTGTTATTTGTGACGATTGGCTTCGGATTAATTGGATTTATTGATGACTATATCATCGTTGTAAAGAAAAATAATCAAGGATTAACAAGTAAACAAAAATTCTTTGCACAAATTGGTATTGCAGTTGTATTTTATATCGTGAGTGTGATTTTACCGAATTACGATTTTGATACTTCTGTTAATATTCCATTTACTGATTGGTCATTACCGTTATCAGTTTTCTATATTATCTTCATTGTCTTTTGGCAAGTTGGATTTAGTAATGCAGTTAACTTAACAGATGGTTTAGATGGATTAGCTACTGGCTTATCAATCATCGCTTTCGCATATTATGCAGTCTTATCATTTATATTAGACAAACCTGAAATAGGTTTATTCTGTTTAGTTATGTTAGCAAGTTTAGTTGGATTTTTAATTTATAATAAATATCCGGCTAAAGTATTTATGGGTGACACAGGTAGTTTGGCATTAGGTGGTATATTTGCAACAATCTCTATTATGTTAAACCAAGAAATAACATTATTACTTGTAGGTCTAGTGTTCGTTATCGAGACACTTTCAGTAATGTTACAGGTTACATCATTCAAACTTACGGGTAAAAGAATATTTAAAATGAGTCCATTGCATCACCACTTTGAATTAGTAGGTTGGAGTGAGTGGAAAATTGTACTCGTATTCTGGGGTGCTGGAATTGTTACAGGTGCAATCGGTTTATGGATAGGAGTTATGTAA
- the rsmH gene encoding 16S rRNA (cytosine(1402)-N(4))-methyltransferase RsmH, producing MFHHVSVLLEETVNKLDIKPNGTYVDCTLGGAGHSLYLVQQLNDNGRLIAIDQDETAIEHAKDILKDHIHKVTFVQDNFRNLEYILEDLHISEVDGVLYDLGVSSPQLDTPERGFSYHYDAKLDMRMDQSQPLSAYEVINEWSYEQLVKIFFRYGEEKFSKQIARKIEARREQVPIETTFELVDLIKEGIPAAKRRKGGHPAKRVFQAVRIAVNDELGAFETSIEAAIQNVKVGGRISVITFHSLEDRLCKQVFQEYEKGPDVPRGIPVIPDEYKPKLKRVNKKPIVSDEQELEQNNRARSAKLRVAEILK from the coding sequence ATGTTTCATCACGTATCCGTACTATTAGAAGAAACAGTAAATAAATTAGACATAAAACCCAATGGTACATACGTAGATTGTACATTAGGTGGAGCAGGGCATAGTTTATACCTTGTTCAACAATTAAATGACAATGGTCGACTGATCGCAATTGACCAAGATGAAACAGCAATTGAACATGCAAAAGATATTTTAAAGGATCATATTCATAAAGTAACTTTTGTGCAAGATAACTTTAGAAATTTAGAATATATATTAGAAGACCTACATATTAGTGAAGTAGACGGTGTACTTTATGATCTTGGTGTATCTAGTCCGCAATTGGACACACCTGAAAGAGGATTCAGTTATCATTACGATGCAAAATTAGATATGCGTATGGATCAATCGCAACCTTTATCTGCATACGAAGTGATTAATGAATGGTCATATGAACAACTTGTGAAAATCTTTTTTAGATATGGTGAAGAAAAATTTTCTAAGCAAATCGCGAGAAAGATAGAAGCAAGAAGAGAACAAGTACCTATAGAAACGACTTTCGAATTAGTGGATTTAATAAAAGAAGGTATTCCTGCTGCGAAACGTAGAAAAGGTGGACATCCTGCCAAACGTGTATTCCAAGCAGTGAGAATTGCAGTTAATGATGAATTAGGTGCATTTGAAACGTCGATTGAAGCAGCAATACAAAATGTTAAAGTTGGCGGAAGAATTTCTGTAATTACATTCCATTCTTTAGAAGATCGTTTGTGTAAACAAGTCTTTCAAGAATATGAAAAAGGGCCAGACGTACCAAGGGGAATTCCGGTAATACCAGATGAGTACAAACCGAAATTAAAACGTGTTAACAAAAAACCAATCGTTTCTGATGAACAAGAACTTGAGCAAAATAATCGAGCGAGAAGTGCGAAATTACGAGTAGCAGAAATATTGAAGTAA
- a CDS encoding penicillin-binding protein, whose translation MPKIKIKKNKIGAVLLVSFFGLLFFILAVRYSYLMISGHSGGEDLAYRASEKYLRQSVAEPERGKIYDRNGKVLAKDTDSYKLVAILDKKMSEGSKKPRHVVDKKKTAKAVSKVLKMDEDEVLKRLKTKNAFQVEFGQKGKDLTFKQKTTLEKLKLPGLTFENEKKRFYPNGNFASHLIGLADKDQKTNQLKGVSGTEKTFDSYLRGKTGKNSYKQDIWGMLIPNSEDNIDAKNGDDVHLTIDSNIQVFVENSLDEMVDRYKPEDVFAVVMDAKTGEILGYSQRPTFNPDTKEGFGKKWANDLYQNTYEPGSTFKTYGLAAAIEEGKFDPNKKFKSGHRDIDGFKIYDWNDDGWGNIPMTTGFTYSANTLMMRLQDLVGEDKAKAYYEKFGFGKKTGGLYDSEAPGHIAFDNELQRKTSSFGQSTTVTPVQMLQAETAILNQGNMLEPYYVKSIENKQSNETIKEGKKKVVGNPISKDTAKKTMHELDNVVNSKESHATNYKIDGYRVAGKTGTAQVPDTKNGGYVNGANPYFVSFMGYAPAKDPQVVVYAGMSLAKKRDLEAYEYGVSRAFNPIMENTLKYLNVEATDKKVKSNVAEVPDVVNSNTQKATDTIKGKKLEPVVIGQGDKITKQLPLKGKNVEDKEKILLVTDGELTMPATENWTKRDLLKLEEATGIKVETEGTGYVTEQSVEENATIKSGDKVKFKLSSPHPNGDSSIGQVSDTSS comes from the coding sequence ATGCCCAAAATTAAAATAAAGAAAAATAAAATAGGAGCAGTCCTCTTAGTAAGCTTTTTCGGACTGCTCTTTTTTATATTGGCCGTTAGATATTCATATCTAATGATAAGTGGTCATTCCGGTGGGGAAGATTTAGCTTATCGTGCGAGTGAAAAGTATTTAAGACAGTCAGTAGCAGAACCAGAAAGAGGTAAGATTTATGATAGAAATGGTAAAGTATTAGCTAAAGATACAGATAGCTATAAACTGGTTGCCATTTTAGATAAAAAAATGAGTGAAGGTAGTAAAAAGCCAAGACACGTTGTAGATAAGAAGAAAACTGCAAAAGCAGTATCTAAAGTCCTTAAAATGGACGAAGATGAAGTGCTAAAAAGATTGAAAACAAAAAATGCATTTCAGGTTGAATTCGGTCAAAAAGGTAAAGATTTAACATTCAAACAAAAAACGACACTTGAAAAGTTAAAATTACCTGGATTAACGTTTGAAAACGAGAAAAAACGATTTTATCCTAATGGTAACTTTGCGTCGCATCTTATTGGATTAGCAGACAAAGACCAAAAAACAAATCAATTAAAGGGTGTTTCAGGAACTGAAAAAACATTCGATAGTTATTTAAGAGGTAAAACAGGTAAAAATTCATACAAACAAGATATTTGGGGCATGCTTATACCGAATAGTGAAGATAACATAGATGCTAAAAATGGTGACGATGTTCATTTAACAATCGATTCTAATATACAAGTCTTTGTCGAAAATTCACTTGATGAAATGGTAGATAGATATAAACCAGAAGATGTCTTTGCTGTTGTTATGGATGCAAAAACTGGTGAAATATTAGGTTACAGTCAACGCCCAACGTTTAATCCTGATACAAAAGAAGGATTCGGCAAAAAATGGGCAAATGACCTTTATCAAAACACGTATGAGCCAGGGTCAACATTTAAAACATATGGACTGGCTGCTGCAATAGAAGAAGGTAAATTCGATCCTAATAAGAAATTTAAATCTGGTCATAGAGATATTGATGGATTTAAGATTTATGACTGGAATGATGATGGTTGGGGTAATATCCCAATGACAACAGGGTTCACTTATTCTGCAAATACACTTATGATGAGATTGCAAGATTTAGTAGGTGAAGATAAAGCTAAGGCTTACTATGAGAAATTTGGATTTGGTAAAAAGACAGGTGGTTTATATGATAGCGAAGCACCTGGGCATATTGCATTTGATAATGAACTTCAAAGAAAAACATCTTCATTCGGACAGTCTACAACTGTGACACCTGTGCAGATGTTGCAAGCAGAGACGGCTATATTAAATCAAGGAAACATGTTAGAACCATACTATGTGAAGTCCATTGAAAATAAACAATCAAATGAAACCATTAAAGAAGGTAAGAAGAAAGTTGTCGGTAACCCGATTTCTAAAGATACAGCTAAGAAAACGATGCATGAACTAGACAATGTAGTAAATAGTAAAGAAAGTCATGCGACAAACTATAAAATTGATGGTTATCGTGTAGCTGGTAAAACGGGTACTGCACAAGTACCTGACACTAAAAATGGTGGTTATGTTAATGGAGCGAATCCATACTTCGTAAGTTTCATGGGATATGCACCAGCTAAAGATCCACAAGTAGTGGTTTATGCTGGTATGTCACTTGCTAAAAAACGTGATTTAGAAGCTTATGAATACGGTGTATCTAGAGCTTTCAATCCTATAATGGAAAACACATTGAAATATTTAAATGTTGAAGCAACAGATAAAAAAGTGAAATCAAACGTGGCTGAAGTACCTGATGTAGTTAATTCAAATACTCAAAAGGCAACTGACACGATAAAAGGTAAGAAATTAGAACCCGTTGTCATTGGACAAGGTGATAAAATTACGAAACAGTTACCGCTTAAAGGTAAAAATGTAGAAGATAAAGAAAAAATATTGCTCGTAACGGATGGTGAATTAACGATGCCAGCAACTGAAAATTGGACGAAGAGAGATCTGTTGAAATTGGAAGAAGCTACGGGTATCAAAGTTGAAACTGAAGGTACAGGTTACGTTACTGAACAATCTGTCGAAGAGAATGCAACAATCAAATCTGGGGACAAAGTGAAGTTTAAATTATCGAGTCCTCATCCAAACGGCGATTCATCTATAGGGCAAGTATCTGATACATCATCTTAA
- the murD gene encoding UDP-N-acetylmuramoyl-L-alanine--D-glutamate ligase, whose amino-acid sequence MKTYDDLQGKDVLILGLAKSGYESAKLCHKLGANVVVNDGKDISKDPHAVELQELGIEVIGGEHPMSLLNNRPLIVKNPGIPYHIPLLEEAVKQGLDIITEVELSFYISEAQIIGITGTNGKTTVTSLIGDMFGNSKVNGHVAGNIGVVASKVAQEVKSDEYLITELSSFQLLGTIQYKPHIAIVTNIYSAHLDYHGNLEEYQKAKKNIFSNQTEEDYLIFNYEQRHLINKDEIKSKILYFSTEQQVNGIYIEDDYVVCNGIRIIHVNDIVLPGKHNLENVLVAVLAAVLSGVDIKSIVHTLTTFSGIKHRLQYVGNNRGNKYYNDSKATNTLATRFALSSFRSPIIWLCGGLDRGNDFDDLIPYMDNVRLMVTFGETKDKLNALGASQGKEIIQATDVKDAVDKIQSIIHPNDVVLLSPACASWDQYDTFEARGDAFIESFQKHLPTF is encoded by the coding sequence ATGAAAACATATGATGATTTGCAAGGTAAAGATGTATTAATTTTAGGGTTAGCAAAAAGTGGATATGAAAGTGCAAAATTATGCCATAAATTGGGAGCTAATGTTGTCGTAAACGATGGTAAAGACATCTCAAAAGATCCTCATGCAGTGGAATTACAGGAGTTAGGTATTGAAGTAATCGGTGGGGAACATCCAATGTCGTTATTAAATAATCGACCTTTAATCGTTAAAAACCCAGGCATACCTTATCATATTCCTTTGTTAGAAGAAGCGGTTAAGCAAGGTCTAGATATCATTACTGAAGTAGAACTAAGTTTCTATATTTCAGAGGCACAAATTATAGGTATCACGGGTACTAATGGTAAGACAACTGTAACTTCACTAATTGGTGATATGTTCGGGAATAGTAAAGTAAATGGACACGTTGCTGGTAATATTGGCGTCGTTGCATCAAAAGTTGCACAAGAAGTGAAATCTGATGAATATTTAATAACAGAATTATCTTCGTTTCAATTGTTAGGTACAATTCAATATAAACCACATATCGCGATTGTTACGAATATATATTCAGCACATTTAGATTATCATGGTAATCTTGAAGAATATCAAAAAGCTAAAAAAAATATTTTTAGTAATCAGACAGAAGAAGATTATTTGATCTTTAATTATGAACAGCGACACCTTATAAATAAAGATGAAATAAAATCTAAAATATTATACTTTTCAACAGAACAACAAGTTAACGGCATTTACATAGAAGATGATTATGTCGTATGTAATGGAATACGTATTATTCATGTGAATGATATTGTACTGCCTGGTAAACATAATTTGGAAAATGTATTAGTTGCTGTACTTGCTGCAGTGTTATCTGGTGTAGATATAAAATCAATCGTACATACATTGACAACATTCTCAGGCATTAAGCATCGCTTACAATATGTCGGCAATAATCGAGGGAATAAGTATTATAATGATTCTAAAGCTACAAATACACTTGCAACTAGATTTGCCTTAAGTTCATTTAGATCGCCTATTATCTGGTTATGTGGTGGATTAGATCGTGGTAATGATTTTGATGATTTAATTCCTTATATGGATAATGTGAGATTGATGGTTACTTTTGGTGAAACAAAAGATAAATTAAATGCTTTAGGTGCAAGTCAAGGGAAAGAAATCATTCAAGCAACAGATGTCAAAGATGCTGTAGATAAGATACAGAGTATTATTCACCCGAATGATGTTGTTTTATTATCTCCTGCATGCGCGAGCTGGGATCAATACGATACGTTCGAAGCGCGAGGAGATGCATTTATTGAAAGCTTCCA